One Bacteroidota bacterium genomic window carries:
- a CDS encoding homogentisate 1,2-dioxygenase produces MPYYMQMGKVPSKRHVVFRNKKNNELYAEELFGTQGFSGVSSLVYHTHPPTMVKEVGTPYSVAPEIAIEDNMQALSFKGFDVGGENDYLQSRKTLFVNNDLSIGIAAPRYSMDEYYFKNADADEMLFVHKGSGTLHTMYGRIPFEYGDYIIIPRGTVYKLELDDTDNRLLFIESRSPIQTPERYSNRFGQYLEHSPFCERDFKVPSHLETYDQKGDFLINIKKNNIIYPYVYETHPFDVVGWDGYNYPYAFSIFNFEPLTGRIHMPPPIHQTFEGHNFVVCSFVPRLYDYHPQAIPAPYHHSNIDSDEILYYVDGDFMSRNNIQKGQFTLHPGGIPHGPHPGAIERSIGQKETQELAVMIDPFNPVKITRTALELEVDGYYKSWLFNNPKKEILETV; encoded by the coding sequence ATGCCATATTATATGCAAATGGGAAAAGTGCCTTCAAAACGGCACGTGGTTTTCCGCAATAAAAAGAACAATGAGTTGTATGCCGAAGAATTGTTTGGCACTCAAGGCTTTTCAGGAGTTTCGTCGCTAGTGTATCACACCCACCCGCCTACAATGGTAAAAGAAGTGGGCACCCCATACAGCGTAGCCCCCGAAATAGCCATTGAGGATAATATGCAAGCTCTTAGTTTTAAAGGATTTGATGTGGGCGGTGAAAATGATTACCTGCAAAGCCGCAAAACCCTGTTTGTAAACAACGATTTAAGCATTGGTATTGCTGCACCGCGATATAGTATGGATGAATACTATTTTAAAAACGCCGATGCCGATGAAATGCTGTTTGTGCACAAAGGCAGCGGCACACTGCATACCATGTACGGTAGGATACCGTTTGAATACGGTGATTATATAATTATTCCCCGCGGTACGGTGTATAAATTAGAATTGGATGATACCGACAACCGCTTATTATTCATAGAATCGCGTTCGCCTATTCAAACTCCTGAGCGGTATAGCAATCGTTTTGGGCAATATTTAGAACATTCGCCTTTTTGCGAGCGTGATTTTAAAGTGCCTTCGCATTTGGAAACTTATGACCAAAAGGGAGATTTTCTAATCAACATTAAAAAGAACAACATCATATACCCGTATGTGTACGAAACCCACCCGTTTGATGTGGTTGGTTGGGACGGTTATAACTATCCCTACGCATTCTCAATTTTTAATTTTGAACCGCTAACAGGTCGCATACATATGCCACCTCCTATTCACCAAACGTTTGAGGGACACAATTTTGTGGTGTGCTCGTTTGTTCCCCGTTTATACGATTATCATCCGCAGGCAATACCTGCCCCCTACCACCACAGCAATATAGACAGCGACGAAATACTCTACTACGTTGATGGAGATTTTATGAGCCGCAACAACATACAAAAAGGACAATTTACGCTGCACCCCGGCGGTATACCTCACGGGCCTCACCCCGGTGCAATAGAGCGAAGCATAGGCCAGAAAGAAACCCAAGAATTGGCCGTGATGATTGACCCCTTTAACCCCGTAAAAATAACCCGCACCGCCCTTGAATTAGAAGTGGACGGCTATTACAAGTCATGGTTATTCAATAACCCCAAAAAAGAAATTTTAGAAACCGTATAA
- the pckA gene encoding phosphoenolpyruvate carboxykinase (ATP): MNQVIEKVLSKVSKAHSNLTPAELVEAALQRGEGQLADSGALAADTGEFTGRSPKDKFCVKDAKTENTVWWGDVNQPFDSDKFDTLLNKVINHWTGKEVFMRDAIACADPNYRLTIKVFTEKAYNNLFCHNLFLRPTAEELKNFDNEWVIINAPSFHADPAVDGTRQHNFTMIDFSRKVILIGGSGYTGEMKKGIFTVLNYILPQEKNVLSMHCSANIGEAGDTAIFFGLSGTGKTTLSADPNRKLIGDDEHGWSGNTVFNFEGGCYAKCVDLTQEKEPQIFDAIKFGTLLENIRFIEGTRTPDYTNTSVTENTRAAYPIYSVDNIAVPSIGTTPKNIFFLTADAFGVLPPISKLSPEQAMYHFISGYTAKVAGTEAGVTEPQATFSACFGKAFLPLHPGKYAVLLGEKLKESGANVWLVNTGWTGGAYGTGSRMKLSYTRAMITAALNGELANVSFENHPVFGLSMPATCPNVPAEILNPRNTWADKAAYDNKANHLAELFVKNFTQYADGVTAEILSAAPKAQATA, from the coding sequence ATGAATCAAGTAATTGAGAAAGTACTTAGCAAAGTAAGCAAAGCGCACAGCAACCTTACACCTGCTGAACTTGTAGAGGCTGCCTTGCAAAGAGGCGAAGGACAACTTGCCGATAGCGGCGCACTGGCTGCTGATACTGGAGAGTTTACCGGAAGGTCGCCCAAGGACAAATTTTGCGTGAAAGATGCAAAAACCGAAAACACTGTATGGTGGGGTGATGTAAACCAACCTTTTGACAGTGATAAGTTTGATACTTTATTGAACAAGGTGATAAACCATTGGACAGGTAAAGAGGTATTTATGCGTGATGCGATTGCCTGCGCCGATCCTAACTACCGCCTTACCATTAAAGTATTTACTGAAAAAGCATACAACAACCTGTTTTGCCACAACTTGTTTTTGCGCCCAACAGCTGAAGAGTTGAAAAACTTTGACAATGAGTGGGTAATTATTAATGCACCTAGTTTTCATGCTGACCCAGCTGTGGATGGTACCCGCCAACACAACTTTACCATGATTGATTTTAGCCGTAAGGTTATTTTGATTGGTGGCAGCGGTTATACAGGTGAAATGAAGAAAGGTATCTTTACCGTTCTTAACTACATTCTTCCTCAAGAGAAAAACGTACTTTCTATGCACTGCTCGGCAAACATTGGCGAAGCAGGCGATACAGCTATCTTCTTCGGTTTGAGCGGTACGGGTAAAACTACCCTTAGCGCCGATCCTAACCGTAAGCTGATTGGTGATGATGAGCACGGCTGGAGCGGTAACACCGTATTTAACTTTGAAGGCGGTTGCTACGCTAAGTGTGTGGATTTGACCCAAGAAAAAGAGCCTCAAATTTTTGATGCTATTAAGTTTGGTACCTTGCTTGAAAACATTCGTTTTATCGAGGGTACCCGCACTCCTGATTACACTAATACCAGCGTTACCGAAAACACCCGCGCTGCATACCCTATCTATTCAGTAGATAATATTGCAGTGCCTTCAATCGGTACTACGCCTAAAAACATATTCTTCTTAACCGCCGATGCATTCGGGGTATTGCCTCCAATTTCAAAACTTTCCCCTGAGCAAGCCATGTATCACTTTATTTCAGGTTACACTGCAAAAGTTGCAGGTACTGAAGCCGGTGTTACTGAGCCTCAAGCTACTTTCTCAGCTTGCTTTGGTAAAGCATTTTTGCCTTTGCACCCCGGTAAATACGCGGTGTTGTTGGGTGAAAAATTGAAAGAAAGCGGAGCAAACGTTTGGTTGGTAAATACCGGCTGGACAGGCGGTGCTTACGGTACAGGTTCACGTATGAAATTGTCATACACCCGTGCTATGATTACTGCTGCTCTTAACGGCGAATTGGCAAATGTATCGTTTGAAAACCATCCTGTGTTTGGTCTTTCAATGCCAGCTACTTGCCCTAACGTACCTGCTGAAATATTGAACCCACGCAATACTTGGGCTGATAAAGCTGCTTACGATAACAAAGCCAACCATTTGGCCGAGTTGTTTGTGAAAAACTTTACACAGTATGCAGATGGTGTAACTGCCGAAATTCTTTCAGCAGCTCCTAAAGCACAAGCAACAGCATAA
- a CDS encoding 2OG-Fe(II) oxygenase, producing the protein MINFEYIEANKQLFRTQFLNAQPFPHIGIDGICDEAKLTELYNNIPEIETKSADYVFAGEKYEKSKFKQLGGVFEELHNDLTSERFNSWLCYVTGEDVFIDPQFYGGGIHQGRKGSFLDMHADFNYHPLHEKWFRNLNLLLYINKDWKPEYGGQLRLEDSRTGEKTEVAVPFNRLAIMHCRGYTLHGYDPISFPEGTYRTSIAAYAYTLHEHALEAPRTTVWHVKPEKSFGKYLISKIWVPAVKLKSFFTKSETAKH; encoded by the coding sequence ATGATAAATTTTGAGTACATAGAAGCCAACAAGCAACTGTTCCGCACACAGTTTTTAAATGCACAACCGTTTCCGCACATTGGGATTGATGGTATTTGTGATGAGGCCAAACTGACAGAATTGTATAACAACATTCCTGAAATTGAAACCAAAAGTGCTGATTATGTTTTTGCGGGTGAGAAGTACGAAAAATCAAAATTTAAACAACTGGGCGGTGTGTTTGAGGAATTGCACAACGACCTTACCAGCGAACGGTTTAACAGTTGGTTGTGCTATGTAACGGGTGAAGATGTTTTTATTGACCCGCAGTTTTACGGCGGCGGAATACACCAAGGCCGTAAGGGTAGTTTTTTAGATATGCACGCCGATTTTAACTACCACCCGCTGCACGAAAAATGGTTTCGCAACCTTAACCTGCTGTTATACATTAACAAAGACTGGAAACCTGAATATGGCGGACAACTGAGGTTGGAAGACAGCCGCACAGGTGAAAAAACAGAAGTAGCAGTACCTTTTAACCGCTTGGCAATTATGCACTGCCGGGGCTATACGCTACACGGTTACGACCCGATTAGCTTTCCTGAAGGCACGTACCGCACCTCTATTGCGGCGTATGCCTATACCCTGCACGAGCACGCGTTAGAAGCTCCCCGCACAACGGTATGGCACGTGAAACCCGAAAAAAGTTTTGGCAAGTACCTCATCAGCAAAATTTGGGTACCCGCTGTAAAGCTGAAAAGCTTTTTTACTAAAAGCGAAACGGCGAAGCATTAA
- the hppD gene encoding 4-hydroxyphenylpyruvate dioxygenase, producing the protein MSTPVLTDVENYSYSLEKIFPDAEDFLPINGTDYVELYVGNAKQAAHYYKTAFGFQSLAYAGLETGLRDRTSYVLVQDKIRLVLTCPMKDDGVISQHLAKHGDGVKIIALWVDDARKAFEETTKRGAEVYMEPIVVKDDDGEIVKAGIHTYGDTIHMFIERKNYKGAFMPGFVKWESEYNPIPTGLRYIDHMVGNVALGEMNKWSAFYRDVMGFANLISFDDKDISTQYTALMSKVMTNGNGRIKFPINEPAVGLKKSQVEEYLDFYGGPGCQHIAVATNDIVFTISEMRKRGVEFLHVPGEYYDTVPQRVGIIEEDLATLKKLGIMVDRDEEGYLLQIFTKPVEDRPTLFFEIIQRKGAKSFGKGNFQALFESIEAEQERRGTL; encoded by the coding sequence ATGAGCACACCCGTATTGACCGACGTTGAAAATTACAGCTATTCGCTGGAGAAAATTTTCCCCGATGCCGAAGACTTTTTGCCCATTAACGGCACCGACTATGTAGAACTGTATGTGGGTAATGCCAAACAGGCAGCCCATTATTATAAAACCGCGTTTGGCTTTCAAAGTCTTGCTTATGCCGGACTTGAAACCGGATTGCGCGACCGTACCTCGTATGTACTAGTACAGGATAAGATACGTTTGGTACTAACCTGTCCTATGAAGGATGATGGTGTAATAAGCCAACACTTAGCCAAGCACGGTGATGGAGTGAAAATAATCGCCCTTTGGGTGGACGATGCCCGCAAAGCCTTTGAAGAAACCACTAAAAGAGGTGCTGAGGTGTATATGGAGCCTATTGTGGTAAAAGACGATGATGGAGAGATTGTGAAAGCAGGCATACATACCTACGGCGATACTATCCACATGTTTATTGAACGCAAAAACTATAAGGGTGCTTTTATGCCCGGCTTTGTGAAGTGGGAAAGCGAGTACAATCCCATACCTACGGGCTTGCGCTACATAGATCACATGGTGGGTAATGTAGCGTTGGGAGAAATGAACAAATGGAGTGCCTTTTACCGCGATGTAATGGGCTTTGCTAACCTTATCAGTTTTGATGATAAAGACATTTCTACCCAATATACTGCGTTGATGAGCAAGGTGATGACCAACGGCAACGGTCGCATAAAATTTCCGATTAACGAACCGGCAGTGGGGCTAAAAAAATCTCAAGTAGAAGAATACCTTGATTTTTATGGCGGTCCCGGTTGCCAGCACATAGCAGTGGCCACCAATGATATTGTGTTTACCATCAGCGAGATGCGCAAGCGTGGAGTAGAGTTTCTTCACGTGCCCGGTGAGTATTACGATACAGTGCCCCAACGGGTGGGTATTATTGAAGAAGACCTTGCCACCCTTAAAAAACTGGGAATAATGGTGGATAGAGACGAGGAAGGATACCTGCTTCAAATATTTACCAAGCCTGTTGAAGACCGCCCAACCCTGTTTTTTGAAATTATCCAACGTAAAGGAGCCAAATCGTTTGGCAAAGGAAACTTCCAAGCCTTGTTTGAAAGCATTGAAGCCGAACAAGAGCGGAGGGGGACTCTTTAA
- a CDS encoding T9SS type A sorting domain-containing protein has protein sequence MTWLHTNLHRIYTSLIILHFKIMKKIYLLAVILFAALSASAQCTPDNTITQPGYYPEDLDTAVVGQSYNMVLHFRIPNDTNITYNGFPVTATFDSIRLVSVLGLPSGFTYQCNVANCNFVPQQTFCAKVSGNPTAQQKGVYPVEMAVVAYAKIGFIPIQQPDTIRRFTLIVDTAGGNGGTTGVIVPNNAYGVNVYPNPARSEVTVWVNDADALECTVSDMTGKVQRTEKLLTSSSLQSTVINLDGLAKGMYLVQVRGAKGIATAKLLVE, from the coding sequence ATGACATGGCTTCATACTAATTTGCACAGGATTTATACAAGTTTAATCATACTGCACTTTAAAATTATGAAAAAGATTTACCTGCTTGCCGTGATACTATTTGCGGCGCTATCTGCATCAGCACAATGTACCCCTGATAATACAATTACCCAACCCGGCTACTATCCCGAAGATTTGGATACTGCTGTTGTAGGCCAATCGTATAACATGGTGTTACATTTCAGAATACCTAACGATACAAACATTACTTATAACGGCTTTCCTGTAACCGCAACGTTTGACTCGATACGCTTGGTATCAGTTTTAGGCTTGCCTTCGGGTTTCACTTACCAATGTAATGTGGCCAACTGTAATTTCGTGCCCCAGCAAACATTTTGTGCTAAGGTATCCGGCAATCCTACTGCACAACAAAAAGGTGTTTATCCTGTTGAAATGGCTGTGGTTGCATATGCTAAAATCGGATTTATTCCTATTCAACAACCGGATACTATCCGTAGGTTTACTCTGATTGTTGACACCGCAGGCGGAAACGGCGGTACTACCGGTGTTATTGTGCCTAATAATGCCTATGGCGTGAATGTATATCCCAACCCTGCGCGCAGCGAAGTAACTGTTTGGGTGAATGATGCGGATGCGTTGGAATGCACTGTTAGCGATATGACCGGAAAAGTACAACGTACTGAAAAGTTGTTGACTTCATCGAGTTTGCAATCAACCGTTATTAATTTGGATGGTTTAGCGAAGGGAATGTATTTAGTGCAGGTACGCGGTGCAAAAGGTATAGCTACTGCAAAACTGCTGGTTGAGTAA